A genomic stretch from Candidatus Zixiibacteriota bacterium includes:
- a CDS encoding PAS domain S-box protein has translation MPLSSTEIYWSLVAVIIVLTVLSTSIIVGMIIHSRKIKESENKFRLLFNRVNDALIVFDKNEKIVNLNESANRLLGYSQKELMSLYLKDVILKEKWLELHEEFIKIYENSDEYFGDTQLTTKEKVLIYVEVIAVNINLEGETYVMASYRDITQRKLAEKELKKKNIALQEVLAHIEEEKLKFKQQVAKTIDDVLMPTVNKLTNVDNKVNDIYYDLLKDNLQDLANASGGITHAYAKLTSREIEICNFIKHGFTSKEIANELNISLLTVNKHRERIRRKLVISNKNINLASYLKNI, from the coding sequence ATGCCGCTATCGTCAACAGAAATATATTGGAGCTTAGTCGCTGTAATAATCGTATTAACGGTTTTATCTACCAGCATTATAGTTGGCATGATTATCCACAGCCGGAAGATTAAAGAATCTGAAAATAAATTCAGATTGCTGTTTAACCGTGTCAATGATGCCTTAATCGTATTTGATAAAAATGAAAAAATCGTCAATTTAAACGAATCGGCTAACCGTCTTCTGGGATATTCTCAAAAGGAACTTATGAGTTTGTACCTAAAAGATGTAATCCTGAAGGAAAAATGGCTCGAACTTCATGAGGAATTCATCAAGATATATGAAAATAGCGATGAGTATTTTGGCGATACCCAACTAACAACCAAAGAAAAAGTTTTAATCTATGTTGAAGTTATTGCAGTTAATATCAATCTCGAGGGTGAAACGTACGTTATGGCAAGCTATCGGGATATTACTCAAAGAAAACTGGCTGAAAAGGAACTTAAAAAGAAAAATATCGCCCTTCAGGAGGTATTAGCTCATATTGAAGAAGAGAAATTGAAATTCAAGCAGCAAGTGGCAAAAACTATCGATGATGTTTTAATGCCAACAGTTAACAAACTCACAAATGTCGATAATAAGGTAAATGATATTTATTATGACCTGCTAAAAGATAATCTGCAAGACCTCGCCAATGCTTCCGGAGGCATCACCCATGCCTATGCCAAACTAACCTCCCGTGAAATCGAAATCTGTAATTTTATCAAGCATGGTTTTACCTCAAAAGAAATCGCTAATGAGCTAAATATCTCTCTCCTTACTGTAAATAAGCACAGGGAGAGAATACGCAGAAAATTAGTTATCTCCAATAAGAACATAAACTTAGCCTCATATTTAAAGAATATTTAA